A single region of the Acidobacteriota bacterium genome encodes:
- a CDS encoding glycosyltransferase family 2 protein, giving the protein MEPPDLSIVIPAYNEAERIEQTLDTVRAYIRTQALRAEVVVVNDGSRDRTGPLVTACARHWPGLRLVNNPRNLGKGFSVRNGALEARGRVVLITDADLSAPIEEMPKLVDPILGGDRDLTLGSRALDRSLIGVHQSAFREYAGRLFNGLVQLLTGLPFRDTQCGFKAFRREPMLPVLARQRIAGFGFDPEILFLSKARGLRLEEIPVRWNHAEGTKVRLLQDGLKMILGLFLIRWNQLTGKYR; this is encoded by the coding sequence ATGGAGCCTCCCGACCTTTCCATTGTCATCCCCGCCTACAACGAAGCGGAACGCATCGAGCAGACGCTGGATACGGTGCGCGCCTATATCCGGACCCAAGCACTGCGGGCGGAGGTCGTGGTGGTCAACGACGGGTCCCGGGACCGGACGGGACCCTTGGTGACCGCCTGCGCCAGGCATTGGCCCGGCTTGCGCCTGGTGAACAACCCTCGAAACCTGGGCAAGGGGTTCAGTGTCAGAAACGGTGCCCTGGAAGCCAGGGGACGGGTGGTGTTGATCACCGACGCCGACCTCTCGGCACCGATCGAAGAAATGCCCAAGCTGGTCGATCCCATTCTCGGCGGGGATCGGGACCTCACTCTCGGTTCCAGGGCTCTGGACCGTTCCCTCATCGGTGTCCACCAGTCGGCTTTCCGGGAGTACGCCGGGCGCCTTTTCAACGGGCTGGTGCAGCTCCTGACCGGTCTTCCCTTCCGGGATACCCAGTGCGGTTTCAAGGCTTTCCGGCGGGAACCCATGCTCCCGGTGCTGGCCCGCCAACGCATCGCCGGCTTCGGTTTTGATCCGGAGATCCTCTTTCTGTCCAAGGCTCGCGGCCTCCGGCTCGAGGAGATTCCGGTACGATGGAACCATGCCGAAGGAACCAAGGTCCGCCTGCTGCAGGACGGCCTCAAGATGATTCTCGGCCTGTTCCTGATTCGCTGGAATCAGCTCACGGGGAAATATCGGTGA
- a CDS encoding cytochrome c has protein sequence MIGRFGILAGFLGLMLLYAPQGFAGDAPDVSGIYKKNCAMCHKADGKGLAVMKTPDFTSKDWQSKHTDEQLIEAITKGSGEGQIKMPAFGEGTKANLSPETVKALVTEVIRKFAE, from the coding sequence ATGATTGGTCGATTTGGAATACTAGCCGGTTTTCTTGGACTGATGCTGCTTTACGCTCCCCAGGGATTTGCGGGAGACGCTCCGGACGTCTCGGGGATTTACAAGAAGAACTGCGCCATGTGCCACAAGGCGGACGGCAAGGGACTTGCCGTCATGAAGACCCCCGACTTCACGAGCAAGGACTGGCAATCCAAACACACCGACGAGCAGTTGATAGAGGCCATTACCAAGGGGTCGGGCGAGGGCCAGATCAAGATGCCAGCCTTCGGCGAGGGCACCAAGGCCAACTTGAGCCCGGAGACCGTCAAGGCCCTGGTGACCGAAGTCATCCGGAAATTCGCCGAATAA